The genomic interval GATGGAGAGGAAGACTTAGTTGGAATTTCATTTATGAAAGAGTTGACTTTAGTTCTAAAGAAAAAGATAGAAGAAGAGAAAATGGAAAGACTTATGTATGATATTGAGCTTCCTTTAGAAACAGTTTTATCTTCTATGGAATCAATAGGGTTTAAAGTAAATAAAAATATTTTAGATGAGCTATCTATTAAGTTTAAAAGAGAGTTAGAGGAAACACAAAAAGAGATCTTTGAACTTGCAGATGAAGAGTTCAACATAAATTCTCCAAAACAATTAGGTAAGATATTATTTGAAAAATTAGATTTACCAGTTATAAAGAAAACTAAAACTGGCTATTCAACTAACGCAGAAGTTTTAGAAAAGCTTAAGGACAAACATCCTATAATAGAAAAAATAACATATTTTAGACAGCTTTCAAAAATATATTCAACTTATGTTGAAGGATTAAAGTCTGTTATAGATACAGATGGTTCTATACATTCAACATTTAATCAAACTGTAACTACTACAGGTAGACTTTCATCAACAGAGCCTAATCTTCAAAATATACCTATAAAATACGAAATGGGTAGAGAAATAAGAAAGGTATTTATACCAAAAGAAGAAGGAGATTTATTAATATCAGCTGACTACTCACAAATAGAACTTAGAGTTTTAGCTCATATTTCTGGTGATGAAAATATGATAGATGCATTTAATCATCATTCAGATATACACACTAAGACTGCTTCTGAAGTATTTAAAGTTCCAGTTGAAGAGGTAACTCCATTAATGAGAAGTAGGGCTAAGGCAGTAAACTTTGGTATAGTATATGGAATAGGAGATTTTAGTCTTTCACAGGATTTAAATATTTCAAGAAAAGAAGCTAAAGAATATATGGATATATATTTTGAAAGATATCCAAAAATTAAAGAGTATATTTCTAAGGTTATTCATGAAGCTCAAACAAAGGGATATGTATTAACTATGTTAAATAGAAGAAGATATATACCTGAAGCAAATTCTTCAAATAAAATAGTAAAAGCCTTAGGAGAAAGACTTGCAATGAATGCTCCAATACAAGGAACAGCAGCAGATATAATAAAACTTGCTATGGTAAATGTATATAACAAGTTAAAAGAATTAAATTTAAATAGTAAGTTAATATTACAGGTTCATGATGAACTTATAATAAATGTTGTAAAAGGAGAATTAGACATTGTTAAGAAACTTCTAAAAGAGGAAATGGAAAATACAATTAAATTAAGTGTACCATTAGATGTTGATGTTAATGTTGGAGAAGATTGGTATAAGTTAAAATAAGGAGGGTACTGATTCTATGATTAAAGTAGGCCTTACAGGAGGAATATGCTCAGGCAAAAGCACTATTTCTTCTATGATAAAAGAGGCAGGAATCCCAGTTATAGATGCAGATATTATTGCAAGAGAAGTATTAGAAAAATACCCAGATATACTTTTAAGGGTAAGAGCTACTTTTGGAGGTCATTTCTTTGATTGGAGAGGTGATTTTAGAAGAAGAGAGTTTGGAAACCATATTTTTAGATTTCCAAAGGAAAGAATAAAGTATGAAGAAATCATAATGCCTTATATAAAAGAGGAAATAGAGATTAAACTTAAAGAATATGAAAAAATAAATACTAAGCTAGTTATTGTAGATGGGGCAACCTTAATAGAAAATGATATGCATAAGGATATGGATATGGTTGTTCTAGTTTGGGTAGATAAAAGTAGCCAAATAGAAAGAATGGGATTTAGAGATAAACTTAGCAAAGGGGAAGCTATAAATAGAATAAATTCTCAATTAAGTCTTGAAAGAAAAAAAGATTATGCTAACATAATAATTGATAATAGCGGTAATTTAATTAAAACAAAGGAACAAATTGATGATTTGTTAGAATTTTTTACTTTATACCAGTAGGAGAGTTATATGAAGAAAATTATAAGGCTAGTTATAATTGTTTTAGCCATATATTTACTATTTTTAGGGAGTGGATATATATTAAAAAATGTTATATTTCCATTAAAATATATAAATTATGTAGAGAAATATAGTAAAGAGTATAATTTGGATCCTTATTTTGTCATGGCAGTTATGAAAGCAGAAAGTAACTTTGACGAAGATGCTAAATCTAATAAGGACGCAAGAGGGCTTATGCAAATTACCACCTCTACTGGAAAGTGGATAGCTGAAAAACAAGGGATTATTGATTTTGATACCAATTTATTATTAGAGCCAGAAGTTAATATAAGGTTTGGATGTTGGTATTTAAATAATCTTCATAAAGAGTTTGGAGATTGGGACCTTGTAATTGCAGCTTACAATGCAGGAAGAGGACGGGTTCAAGAATGGCTTAATAGTGCTGAACATTCTGATGATGGAAAAAATCTTACTTATATACCATTTAAAGAAACTGATAAATATGTTAAAAAAGTAAATGTTTATTACAATATATATAGGTCACTTTATTCTTAAGTGACCTATGTATTTTAATATACTATGGATAAAGCTTTGGGAGGGGATGTTTTGAAAAAATGGCTAATAGCTATAGGTGGTATTTTAATAATTGCTATTTTTATATTATTTTTTAATAGAGAATATTTAAAACCAGTACATATGGATATTAATTGGAATGATAATTTTAATCCACCAGAAGAAAAAATGCTTTTTGATTTTATAGAGAAGGATTTAAGTAAAAGTGGATATGGAATATATACAAATTATATAGATAAAAGTTCAGAAGGAGATATAACTAAGGGTCACTCAGTATTATCAGAGTCAGAGGGGCTTATGATGTTATATTCAGTAAATGCTAATAATAAAGAATTATTTGATGAGCATTTTGACATAGTAAAAGAAATGAGATTAAAAAATGGACTTATTAGTTGGAGAAAAGAAGGAGATGAGAATTCACCTTCCTCTGCAACCATAGATGAACTTAGAATAATAAAAGCTCTTCTTTTAGCCAACAACAGATGGAATAGTTTTTATTATAAATTTTATGCTATAAATATTGCTAACTCTTTACTTAAACATGCAGAAGAAAATGAAACTTTAGTAGATTATATAGATAACTATGGAAAAGGTAATACAACCACTTTATGTTATTTAGACTTGCCTACTATGAAATTATTGAGTCAAGTGGATAAGAAGTGGGAAGGAATTTATGAAAAATCTAACAGTATAATAGAAAATGGAAAAATATCTGAAGAGGTTCCTTTATACAGAAAAGTATTTTATGAAGAAACTCAAAAATATGATGAAGAAGAAAATGTTGATTTCTTATTATCTACAATAGTAATTTTAAATAGAATTGAAGCTGGAGAAAATGAGGAGTCATCTATTAAATGGATAAAAGAAAAGTTTAAGAAAGATGGATTCTTAGTAGCTACCTACAATGGTAAAAATGGAGATGCTACCTCACAGATTGAATCTCCATCAATATACTCTAATGTAGCTTTAATAGCAAATTACATTGGAGATAAGGAATTATTTAACAAGGCTATAGATAAATTAAAATATTATCAAATAAAAAATAAAGATAGTGTACTTTATGGTGGATTTGGAGATGAAAAGACAAATAGCGTATATTCTTTTGATAATTTAAATGCCTTACTAGCTTTTCAAAAATATAAGGATTAAAATAATAAGTAATAATATAAATAATATTGTTCATATACTTAAAATGGGCAATATTTTATGCAGATATGGTGGAATGGCAGACACGATATCTTGAGGGGGTATTACTTTTAGGAGTGTGCGGGTTCAAGTCCCGCTATCTGCACCAATTTGGTATTAAAGAATAGTATAACTTAAATTTTTATATACCTATTCAATGTGACTAATTTCTTAATTAAGAAATTAGTCATTTTTTATTATAAAAAATGTATAATATAGTATTAAGCACTTATTAATAAGAGGGGTAAAATGAGTAAAAATTTTGATTATAGCCTTAAAGATATAAGTAGTAATTTAGAAAAATCTTTAAAAGAAGCAGAATTATTAGGGGAGGGGCATAATGGTGTGGTATTTCTCCTTAAAAATAATAAAGCAATAAAAATTTTTAGAAGAATGAGTGTTTGGAAAGATGAAAGCAGTATATTAAAAAGAGTTAGAAAGTCTAGATTTTTTCCAAGGATATATGAAGCTAAGCCAGGATATATTATACGGGAATATGTTG from Clostridium perfringens carries:
- the coaE gene encoding dephospho-CoA kinase (Dephospho-CoA kinase (CoaE) performs the final step in coenzyme A biosynthesis.); this translates as MIKVGLTGGICSGKSTISSMIKEAGIPVIDADIIAREVLEKYPDILLRVRATFGGHFFDWRGDFRRREFGNHIFRFPKERIKYEEIIMPYIKEEIEIKLKEYEKINTKLVIVDGATLIENDMHKDMDMVVLVWVDKSSQIERMGFRDKLSKGEAINRINSQLSLERKKDYANIIIDNSGNLIKTKEQIDDLLEFFTLYQ
- the polA gene encoding DNA polymerase I, producing MKRLLILDGNSLLNRAFYAVPLLSNSEGTHTNAIYGFTNMLFKMREDIKPDYIVCTFDKKAPTFRHLEYGDYKAGRKKMPPELAEQFPIVKEMLKLFSITTYELDGFEADDIIGSLAKVAEGEGIEVYIMTGDKDALQLAAKDINVCITKKGVSEIEVYNYDRMVEEYGVTPTQFIDVKGLMGDKSDNIPGVPGVGEKTAFKLIKEYGSVEAVLENIDNISGKKLKENLTEYSEQAIFSKKLATIMTNVPIDFDLDEIKSKDDYNKDQLKALFTKLQMKSILDKLSNGEEEEPEIEVKITNIESNKELEDLFKNINEEVYINFTYLNKEKYSTIEIDKIFINYDEKNYLINFKELVKEEENIKSFKEFFENEDILKNGYSIKNALTALKKLGIDFNGLAFDCELAAYLIDSSKGEYTLLSLINNYLSKFPNVKDGEEDLVGISFMKELTLVLKKKIEEEKMERLMYDIELPLETVLSSMESIGFKVNKNILDELSIKFKRELEETQKEIFELADEEFNINSPKQLGKILFEKLDLPVIKKTKTGYSTNAEVLEKLKDKHPIIEKITYFRQLSKIYSTYVEGLKSVIDTDGSIHSTFNQTVTTTGRLSSTEPNLQNIPIKYEMGREIRKVFIPKEEGDLLISADYSQIELRVLAHISGDENMIDAFNHHSDIHTKTASEVFKVPVEEVTPLMRSRAKAVNFGIVYGIGDFSLSQDLNISRKEAKEYMDIYFERYPKIKEYISKVIHEAQTKGYVLTMLNRRRYIPEANSSNKIVKALGERLAMNAPIQGTAADIIKLAMVNVYNKLKELNLNSKLILQVHDELIINVVKGELDIVKKLLKEEMENTIKLSVPLDVDVNVGEDWYKLK
- a CDS encoding lytic transglycosylase domain-containing protein encodes the protein MKKIIRLVIIVLAIYLLFLGSGYILKNVIFPLKYINYVEKYSKEYNLDPYFVMAVMKAESNFDEDAKSNKDARGLMQITTSTGKWIAEKQGIIDFDTNLLLEPEVNIRFGCWYLNNLHKEFGDWDLVIAAYNAGRGRVQEWLNSAEHSDDGKNLTYIPFKETDKYVKKVNVYYNIYRSLYS
- a CDS encoding glycosyl hydrolase family 8; its protein translation is MKKWLIAIGGILIIAIFILFFNREYLKPVHMDINWNDNFNPPEEKMLFDFIEKDLSKSGYGIYTNYIDKSSEGDITKGHSVLSESEGLMMLYSVNANNKELFDEHFDIVKEMRLKNGLISWRKEGDENSPSSATIDELRIIKALLLANNRWNSFYYKFYAINIANSLLKHAEENETLVDYIDNYGKGNTTTLCYLDLPTMKLLSQVDKKWEGIYEKSNSIIENGKISEEVPLYRKVFYEETQKYDEEENVDFLLSTIVILNRIEAGENEESSIKWIKEKFKKDGFLVATYNGKNGDATSQIESPSIYSNVALIANYIGDKELFNKAIDKLKYYQIKNKDSVLYGGFGDEKTNSVYSFDNLNALLAFQKYKD